Proteins from a genomic interval of Helicobacter pylori Shi112:
- the gatA gene encoding Asp-tRNA(Asn)/Glu-tRNA(Gln) amidotransferase subunit GatA, which produces MITLKQALSLSQDELETLKNEIDAKVRASDLNAYIKAPSLNGTSAKGVPILIKDNISVKGWEVTCSSKILEGYIAPYHASVIENLHQNSMAGFGLSNMDEFAMGSTTESSCYGITKNPRDKNRVPGGSSGGSAAAVAGGLAVAALGSDTGGSIRQPASYCGCVGLKPTYGRVSRYGLIAYCSSFDQIGPITQNVEDASILFDAISGHDSKDSTSANLKPTQTFKNLNREKRFKIAILRDHIKDASNEVQLAYENTLKALKEMGHEIVEKRMLDSHYQISIYYIISMAEASSNLARFDGVRYGRRAQNIKDLKELYLKSRSEGFGDEVKRRIMLGNFVLSSGYYDAYYLKAQQMRLMIKEQYNKIFEEVDLIFTPVAPTSAHLFNYHASPLEMYLSDIYTIGANLSGLPALSLPVAKDPLGLPIGMQFIAKAFDEQSLLDVSYALEQELDLKLD; this is translated from the coding sequence ATGATCACTTTAAAACAAGCCCTTTCTTTATCCCAAGATGAATTAGAAACCCTTAAAAACGAAATTGACGCTAAGGTTAGAGCTTCAGATTTGAACGCTTATATTAAAGCCCCTAGCCTTAATGGCACTAGCGCTAAAGGGGTGCCAATCCTTATTAAAGACAATATCAGTGTTAAGGGGTGGGAAGTTACTTGCTCTAGTAAGATTTTAGAAGGCTATATCGCTCCTTATCATGCGAGCGTGATTGAAAACTTGCACCAAAACAGCATGGCAGGGTTTGGGCTTTCTAACATGGACGAGTTTGCGATGGGAAGCACCACGGAGTCTAGTTGCTATGGGATCACTAAAAACCCACGAGATAAAAACAGAGTGCCTGGAGGGAGTAGCGGAGGAAGCGCAGCAGCTGTGGCTGGCGGCTTAGCGGTGGCGGCTTTAGGGAGCGATACGGGCGGGTCTATCAGGCAGCCGGCGAGCTATTGCGGGTGCGTGGGGTTAAAGCCCACTTATGGGAGAGTGAGCCGTTATGGTTTGATTGCGTATTGTTCTAGTTTTGATCAAATCGGGCCTATCACGCAAAATGTAGAAGACGCTTCTATTTTATTTGACGCAATTAGCGGGCATGATAGCAAGGACTCCACGAGCGCAAATCTCAAACCCACGCAAACCTTTAAAAACCTTAACAGAGAAAAACGCTTTAAGATCGCTATCTTAAGAGATCACATTAAAGATGCGAGCAATGAAGTGCAACTCGCTTATGAAAACACCCTTAAAGCCTTGAAAGAAATGGGGCATGAGATTGTGGAAAAAAGGATGTTGGATTCGCATTATCAAATCTCTATCTATTATATTATCAGCATGGCTGAAGCGAGTTCGAATCTGGCCAGATTTGATGGGGTGCGTTATGGGAGGAGGGCTCAAAATATTAAAGACTTGAAAGAATTGTATCTCAAAAGCCGCAGTGAAGGTTTTGGCGATGAGGTGAAACGGCGCATCATGTTAGGGAATTTTGTCTTAAGCAGCGGGTATTATGACGCTTATTATTTGAAAGCCCAGCAAATGCGTTTGATGATTAAAGAGCAATACAACAAGATTTTTGAAGAAGTGGATTTGATTTTCACCCCTGTAGCTCCCACGAGTGCCCATTTATTCAATTACCATGCAAGCCCTTTAGAAATGTATTTGAGCGATATTTACACGATTGGGGCGAATTTGAGCGGTTTGCCGGCCCTTTCTTTACCGGTCGCTAAAGATCCTTTAGGCTTGCCTATAGGGATGCAATTCATTGCTAAGGCTTTTGATGAGCAAAGCCTTTTAGATGTTTCTTACGCTTTAGAGCAAGAATTAGATTTAAAATTAGATTAA
- a CDS encoding spermidine synthase, which translates to MWITQEITPYLRKEYTIEAKLLDVRSEHNILEIFKSKDFGEIAMLNCQLLFKNFLHIESELLAHMGGCTKKELKEVLIVDGFDLELAHQLFKYDTHIDFVQADEKILDSFISFFPHFHEVKNNKNFTHAKQLLDLDIKKYDLILCLQEPDIHKMDGLKRMLKEDGVFISVAKHPLLEHVSMQNALKNMGEFFSVAMPFVAPLRILSNKGYIYASFKTHPLKDLMAPKIEALKSVRYYNEDIHRAAFALPKNLQEVLKDNIKS; encoded by the coding sequence ATGTGGATCACCCAAGAAATCACGCCGTATTTGCGTAAAGAATACACCATAGAAGCGAAATTATTAGATGTTAGAAGCGAGCATAATATCTTAGAGATTTTTAAATCTAAGGATTTTGGCGAAATTGCGATGCTTAATTGCCAGTTGCTGTTTAAGAATTTTTTGCACATTGAAAGCGAGTTGCTCGCTCATATGGGGGGTTGCACTAAAAAAGAGCTTAAAGAGGTTTTGATTGTGGATGGGTTTGATTTGGAATTAGCCCACCAGCTTTTTAAATACGACACGCATATAGATTTTGTGCAAGCGGATGAAAAGATTTTAGACAGCTTCATTAGTTTTTTCCCCCATTTCCATGAAGTGAAAAACAACAAAAATTTCACGCACGCTAAACAACTATTAGATTTAGACATTAAAAAATACGATTTGATTCTTTGCTTGCAAGAGCCAGATATTCATAAAATGGATGGTTTAAAAAGAATGCTTAAAGAAGATGGGGTGTTTATTTCTGTAGCCAAACACCCATTATTAGAGCATGTGAGCATGCAAAACGCCCTTAAAAACATGGGCGAGTTTTTTTCTGTTGCCATGCCTTTTGTAGCGCCTTTAAGGATTTTGAGCAATAAGGGTTATATTTACGCTTCTTTTAAAACCCACCCCTTAAAAGATTTAATGGCGCCAAAAATAGAAGCGCTAAAAAGCGTGAGATACTATAACGAAGACATTCATAGGGCTGCATTCGCTTTGCCTAAAAATTTACAAGAAGTCTTGAAAGACAATATCAAATCTTAA
- the coaE gene encoding dephospho-CoA kinase (Dephospho-CoA kinase (CoaE) performs the final step in coenzyme A biosynthesis.): MVLKNAIALTGGIGTGKSTTIKILESQGYQILDADKIAHQLLQEHRFKIAQHFGSDILEKDILNRKKLGVIVFQNANELKWLEDFLHPLIRERMLKKAYELEKNHQAYFLDIPLFFEVGGKKCYPVSKVVLIYAPRALQIERLLERDKLKEAEILQRLACQMDIEQKRAMSDCIIDNSSSLKDLNKQVERFLKTLL; encoded by the coding sequence ATGGTTTTAAAAAACGCTATCGCTCTAACAGGGGGGATAGGCACCGGTAAAAGCACCACCATTAAAATATTAGAATCGCAAGGTTATCAAATTTTAGATGCCGATAAGATCGCCCATCAATTATTGCAAGAGCACCGGTTTAAAATCGCCCAACATTTTGGATCAGATATTTTAGAAAAGGACATTTTAAACAGAAAAAAACTTGGCGTTATCGTGTTTCAAAATGCTAATGAGTTAAAATGGCTAGAGGATTTTTTACACCCCTTAATCCGTGAGCGCATGCTTAAAAAAGCCTATGAATTAGAAAAGAATCATCAAGCGTATTTTTTAGACATCCCTTTGTTTTTTGAAGTGGGGGGTAAAAAATGCTATCCTGTGAGTAAGGTGGTTTTAATCTATGCGCCTAGGGCCTTACAAATTGAGCGCCTTTTAGAGCGAGACAAACTCAAAGAAGCTGAAATTTTGCAGCGCTTAGCTTGTCAAATGGATATAGAGCAAAAACGCGCCATGAGCGATTGCATTATAGACAACAGCTCCAGTTTAAAAGATTTAAATAAGCAAGTTGAACGCTTTTTAAAAACGCTCTTATAA